The Halorussus salinus genome includes a region encoding these proteins:
- a CDS encoding DUF58 domain-containing protein, translating to MGVTRGYWGEVGLVVALAGAAALLGEPLLLVGAAGVGGWLVARHYAFVRDLSGVVAALSVSQSPERERVTEENTVDLTLEATLPAPTPLALDVETDAPVGVRLDGEARTTLQRGDREATATVAADCPLAGEFRFDRATVRTTDRSDRFTAEFAVGDPATLTVDARAPRDIHVGTGGDAIGTPYGELDTGERGTGLDFAELRSYVPGDAVRNIDWKATARSDEAYVRTYETTAERRTALLVDCRTAMAAGPSGATKFDYLREFALGLVTYARERSEPLGLYAVGDEGVLTSRAPAANEEAYATIERRLREFAPNDASGDAEAATTDADDGTTRADRTPARTSPAVARERSRLLRGDDSAYADRLGPFFGTADPYVERIAGDPLYGSVRAGISRLSGTVTTVVLTDDSNRARTRAAIRTAARSEGTVLAFLTPTALFERADGDPEATYERYADFERYRRELDNERGVAAFEVAPGDELSRLLASHEARRRSAEAGD from the coding sequence ATGGGGGTTACTCGCGGGTACTGGGGAGAGGTCGGACTGGTCGTCGCGTTGGCCGGAGCGGCCGCGCTGTTGGGCGAGCCGCTGTTGCTCGTCGGCGCGGCGGGCGTCGGCGGATGGCTGGTCGCGCGCCACTACGCCTTCGTGCGCGACCTCTCGGGGGTCGTCGCCGCGCTGTCGGTCTCGCAGTCGCCCGAACGCGAGCGCGTCACCGAGGAGAACACCGTGGACCTCACCCTCGAAGCGACGCTCCCGGCCCCGACGCCGCTGGCGCTCGACGTGGAGACCGACGCGCCGGTCGGCGTCCGGCTCGACGGCGAGGCCCGGACGACTCTCCAGAGAGGAGACCGGGAGGCGACCGCGACGGTCGCCGCCGACTGCCCGCTGGCGGGCGAGTTTCGCTTCGACCGGGCGACGGTGCGGACGACCGACCGGTCGGACCGGTTCACCGCCGAGTTCGCCGTCGGGGACCCGGCGACGCTGACCGTGGACGCCCGCGCGCCGCGGGACATCCACGTCGGGACGGGCGGGGACGCCATCGGGACACCCTACGGCGAACTCGACACGGGCGAGCGCGGGACGGGACTCGACTTCGCGGAACTGCGGTCGTACGTCCCCGGCGACGCGGTGCGAAACATCGACTGGAAGGCCACCGCGCGCTCGGACGAGGCGTACGTCCGGACCTACGAGACCACCGCCGAGCGTCGCACGGCGCTGTTGGTCGATTGCCGGACCGCTATGGCGGCCGGGCCGTCGGGCGCGACCAAGTTCGACTACCTCCGGGAGTTCGCGCTCGGACTGGTGACGTACGCCCGCGAGCGGAGCGAACCGCTCGGTCTCTACGCGGTCGGCGACGAGGGCGTGCTGACCAGTCGCGCGCCCGCCGCCAACGAGGAGGCCTACGCGACGATAGAGCGGCGACTCCGCGAGTTCGCGCCGAACGACGCGAGCGGCGACGCCGAGGCCGCGACGACCGACGCCGACGACGGGACGACCCGTGCCGACCGCACGCCAGCGCGGACCTCCCCGGCCGTGGCGCGCGAGCGGTCGCGGCTCCTCCGGGGCGACGATTCGGCGTACGCCGACCGATTGGGACCGTTCTTCGGCACCGCCGACCCGTACGTCGAGCGCATCGCAGGCGACCCGCTGTACGGTTCGGTCCGCGCGGGAATCTCGCGGCTCTCGGGCACCGTGACCACCGTCGTCCTGACCGACGACTCGAACCGCGCTCGGACCCGCGCCGCGATTCGGACCGCCGCGCGGAGCGAGGGCACCGTCCTCGCCTTCCTGACGCCGACGGCGCTGTTCGAGCGCGCGGACGGCGACCCGGAGGCGACCTACGAGCGGTACGCCGACTTCGAGCGGTACCGGCGCGAACTCGACAACGAGCGCGGCGTCGCGGCGTTCGAGGTCGCGCCCGGCGACGAACTCTCCCGACTGCTGGCGAGCCACGAGGCCCGCCGTCGGTCCGCGGAGGCGGGTGACTGA
- a CDS encoding AAA family ATPase, whose translation MTEPAAIYEDLRDRVGTVLVGNEEIVEGLTISLLTRGHVLLEGVPGVAKTTIALLFAEATGMDSNRIQMTPDILPADITGTNVYREATGEFDLQRGPVFTNLVVADEINRATPKTQSALLEAMQESAVTIEGETLSLPEPFLVVATQNPVEMEGTYELPIAQRDRFQFKFTVGMPDADDEMALLDRFDQSPDLGPGDVSPVVSTADILDARETVEEVHVERAVKEYLLGLVGATRESPDLEYGASPRTALSFLHATKARAAIRGRDYVIPDDAKALAEPLLAHRLTLSAEAELGDVTVEDVVADVLASVEPPSGPEDPTESGASESDVSESDAAAGGS comes from the coding sequence ATGACCGAACCGGCCGCTATCTACGAGGACCTGCGAGACCGCGTCGGCACCGTGCTGGTCGGCAACGAGGAGATAGTCGAGGGACTGACCATCTCGCTACTCACGCGGGGCCACGTCCTGCTGGAAGGCGTGCCCGGCGTCGCCAAGACCACCATCGCCTTGCTGTTCGCCGAAGCGACCGGGATGGACTCGAACCGCATCCAGATGACGCCCGACATCCTTCCGGCCGACATCACCGGGACGAACGTCTACCGGGAGGCGACCGGCGAGTTCGACCTCCAGCGCGGGCCGGTGTTCACCAACCTCGTCGTGGCCGACGAGATAAATCGCGCGACGCCGAAAACCCAGTCGGCCCTGCTCGAAGCGATGCAGGAGAGCGCGGTCACCATCGAGGGCGAGACGCTCTCGCTCCCCGAACCGTTCCTCGTCGTCGCCACGCAGAACCCCGTCGAGATGGAGGGGACCTACGAACTGCCCATCGCCCAGCGCGACCGCTTCCAGTTCAAGTTCACCGTCGGGATGCCCGACGCCGACGACGAGATGGCCCTGCTCGACCGGTTCGACCAGTCGCCGGACCTCGGTCCCGGCGACGTGTCGCCGGTGGTCTCGACCGCCGATATTCTGGACGCCCGCGAGACTGTCGAGGAGGTCCACGTCGAGCGCGCGGTCAAGGAGTACCTCCTCGGACTGGTCGGCGCGACCCGAGAGAGTCCGGACCTCGAATACGGTGCTTCGCCGCGGACCGCCCTCTCCTTTCTCCACGCGACGAAGGCCCGCGCCGCGATTCGCGGCCGCGACTACGTGATTCCCGACGACGCGAAGGCGCTGGCCGAACCCCTGCTCGCCCACCGCCTGACCCTGAGCGCGGAGGCGGAACTCGGCGACGTGACGGTCGAGGACGTGGTGGCCGACGTGCTGGCCAGCGTCGAACCGCCGAGCGGTCCGGAGGACCCCACGGAGTCCGGCGCGTCGGAGTCGGATGTGTCTGAGTCGGACGCGGCCGCTGGCGGGTCGTAG
- a CDS encoding DUF4350 domain-containing protein, translating to MASDFAADLSIPRIVLVGLAVSVLVVAVLAGSSSSAALSPYNADWDGASDLRSLAGERGEVVVARETGAYGTVPSRGTTAFVLSPDSNYSSAEVLEVSRFVRDGGTLVVAGDFGPHANDLLRVLGAEARLDGRPLRDPRSNYRTPAMPVASRVPNSSLGSGDSEAPGASGAPAGPQTGDRSAASGADSVTLNYGTAVEPNGAQVVYNSSGYAYLDTDRNGRLGAAENLTSAPVVTSERLGAGRVVVVSDSSVFIDAMVEEGRNHAFVAALLGDGQRVLLDYSHSAGLPPLVVALLVVRDSAWLTLAAGAAVVAGLGLWSRRPDLVGSIAAKAPRPWRRDSGDPTDGRGDGLGVGPTRDQMAAHLRRRHPEWDPERAERVASSLARRRDE from the coding sequence GTGGCGAGCGACTTCGCCGCCGACCTCTCGATTCCCCGCATCGTCCTCGTCGGACTGGCCGTCTCGGTCCTCGTGGTCGCGGTGCTGGCCGGGAGTTCGTCGTCGGCCGCGCTGAGTCCCTACAACGCCGACTGGGACGGCGCGAGCGACCTCCGGTCGCTGGCGGGCGAGCGGGGCGAGGTCGTCGTCGCCCGCGAGACCGGCGCGTACGGCACCGTGCCCTCGCGGGGGACCACGGCGTTCGTCCTCTCGCCCGACTCGAACTACTCGTCGGCGGAAGTCCTCGAAGTGAGCCGATTCGTGCGCGACGGCGGCACGCTGGTCGTGGCGGGCGACTTCGGGCCGCACGCCAACGACCTCCTCCGAGTGCTGGGCGCGGAGGCGCGCCTCGACGGCCGACCGCTCCGGGACCCGCGGTCGAACTACCGCACCCCGGCGATGCCCGTGGCCTCGCGCGTCCCGAACTCCTCGCTCGGTTCCGGCGATTCGGAAGCGCCCGGCGCGTCGGGCGCTCCCGCCGGACCGCAAACCGGCGACCGGAGCGCGGCGAGCGGGGCCGACTCGGTGACGCTGAACTACGGGACCGCGGTCGAACCCAACGGCGCGCAGGTGGTCTACAACTCCTCGGGGTACGCCTACCTCGACACCGACCGAAACGGCCGACTCGGCGCGGCCGAGAACCTGACCTCCGCGCCGGTCGTGACCAGCGAGCGACTGGGCGCGGGCCGGGTCGTCGTGGTCTCGGACTCGTCTGTGTTCATCGACGCGATGGTCGAGGAGGGCCGCAATCACGCGTTCGTCGCCGCGCTGTTGGGCGACGGCCAGCGCGTCCTGCTGGACTACTCCCACTCGGCCGGTCTCCCGCCGCTGGTGGTCGCCCTGCTGGTCGTCCGCGACTCGGCGTGGCTCACGCTCGCGGCGGGCGCGGCGGTCGTCGCGGGACTGGGCCTCTGGTCGCGCCGCCCCGACCTCGTCGGGTCGATAGCCGCGAAGGCTCCTCGGCCGTGGCGACGCGACTCCGGCGACCCGACCGACGGGCGAGGCGACGGCCTCGGCGTCGGGCCGACGCGCGACCAGATGGCGGCCCACCTCCGGCGCAGACACCCCGAGTGGGACCCCGAGCGCGCCGAGCGCGTCGCCTCGTCGCTGGCCCGTCGCCGCGACGAGTGA
- a CDS encoding sulfatase-like hydrolase/transferase, which yields MRGPNVLFVVLDTARAATVFGDDAAEVAPRLTEFAESGVRFTNATANGPWTLPSHAAMFTGQRTSDHGAHAGTKQFSAGDRSLPARLGRMGYRTAAFSNNPWISPSFGFDGFDHFSPCWKLFSKGADLASIAKTEDRSEQVRELAGELLSPTGPQTLVNSLYMQFFRETYDSGARRTVRRMKRWFRSRDGDDDRPFFAFANFMEPHLAYDPPERFQREFLTDGQIARAETVNQDAWAHITGADERTAEEFEILHGLYKAELRYLDQRLGDLLDFLAESGELDDTAVVLVGDHGENIGDHGLMDHQYCLYDTLVHVPLVVRPPGDAGDRLRGATCEEPVELRDLYPTILSLAGGDPADLDALDSGGPDLDSATSRNVLVSDEADESLCSDREYAVSEYLHPQPEIGDVRDRYDEVPRDISTFDRALRAVRTPDWKYVEASDGTEELYDLREDPAETRNLVGERPAVADRLRERATDDLGPLEYRSGDETDIEEGTKRQLEELGYL from the coding sequence ATGCGTGGTCCCAACGTGTTGTTCGTCGTCCTCGACACCGCCAGAGCCGCGACGGTGTTCGGCGACGACGCCGCCGAGGTAGCGCCGCGGTTGACCGAGTTCGCGGAGTCGGGGGTCCGGTTCACGAACGCGACGGCCAACGGCCCGTGGACCCTGCCCTCCCACGCCGCGATGTTCACCGGCCAGCGCACTTCCGACCACGGCGCGCACGCCGGGACCAAGCAGTTCTCGGCCGGAGACCGCTCGCTTCCCGCCCGACTCGGCCGGATGGGCTACCGGACCGCGGCGTTCTCGAACAACCCGTGGATTTCGCCGAGCTTCGGTTTCGACGGCTTCGACCACTTCTCGCCGTGCTGGAAGCTGTTCTCGAAGGGCGCGGACCTCGCCTCGATAGCGAAAACCGAGGACCGCTCCGAGCAGGTGCGGGAACTCGCTGGCGAACTCCTCTCGCCGACCGGGCCGCAGACGCTGGTCAACTCCCTCTACATGCAGTTCTTCCGGGAGACGTACGACTCGGGCGCGCGCCGGACCGTCCGCCGGATGAAGCGGTGGTTCCGGTCGCGCGACGGCGACGACGACAGGCCCTTCTTCGCGTTCGCCAACTTCATGGAACCGCATCTGGCCTACGACCCGCCCGAGCGGTTCCAGCGCGAGTTCCTGACCGACGGCCAGATAGCCCGCGCCGAGACCGTCAATCAGGACGCGTGGGCGCACATCACCGGGGCCGACGAGCGCACCGCCGAGGAGTTCGAGATTCTGCACGGACTCTACAAGGCGGAACTGCGCTACCTCGACCAGCGCCTCGGGGACCTCCTCGATTTCCTCGCCGAGTCGGGCGAACTGGACGACACCGCGGTCGTACTCGTCGGCGACCACGGAGAGAATATCGGCGACCACGGCCTGATGGACCACCAGTACTGCCTCTACGACACGCTGGTCCACGTGCCCCTCGTCGTCCGTCCGCCGGGCGACGCGGGCGACCGCCTTCGCGGTGCGACCTGCGAGGAGCCGGTCGAACTCCGGGACCTCTACCCGACGATTCTCTCGCTGGCCGGGGGCGACCCGGCGGACCTCGACGCCCTCGACTCCGGCGGTCCCGACCTCGATTCGGCGACCTCCCGGAACGTCCTCGTGAGCGACGAAGCGGACGAATCGCTCTGCTCCGACCGCGAGTACGCCGTCAGCGAGTACCTGCACCCCCAACCCGAAATCGGGGACGTGCGGGACCGCTACGACGAGGTGCCCCGCGATATCTCCACGTTCGACCGGGCGCTCCGGGCGGTCCGCACGCCCGACTGGAAGTACGTCGAGGCCAGCGACGGCACCGAAGAACTCTACGACCTGCGCGAGGACCCCGCCGAGACCCGGAACCTCGTCGGCGAGCGCCCGGCGGTCGCCGACCGACTCCGGGAGCGAGCGACCGACGACCTCGGTCCGCTCGAATACCGGTCGGGCGACGAGACCGACATCGAGGAGGGCACGAAACGGCAGTTGGAGGAGTTGGGGTATCTCTGA